TGCCCTGGTGGCGGAGCAAGGCAGCAATAAGGGCTTTGTCCTCTAAGACACGGGACACTGCGAGGCCCTTCCCGCACAAAATCGACGCCCGCTCAAGATCGCCTTGACGCCATGCGAGAATTGCCGCTCCCTCGAGAGCCTTCGCGAGGGCGGGAATCTGGACGTTACCGCTGCGCGCCAGCGCTCCGTCCAGCCACCTTCGTCCCTCGTTCCAGTGGCCATTGAAATACCAGAACCAGGAGAGCGCACCGACCAATCGTAATTCCACCTCTGCGCCGTCCGGCGCTGATTCACTCCGAACCAGGACCGCCCGCAGGTTGTCGTGCTCGGTCTCCAGCCCTCCGAACCATTTTTCTTGCTCCCGTCCCCGGAGTTCCGGGTCTGCCCGCTCAGCCAACGCAAGATACCAGTCGGTGTGACGCGTCGCCAATCCGTCAGATTCTTCCGCGTCCAGCAATTTTTCGCGCCCGTAGTGGCGGACGGTCTCCAGGAGGCGGTATCGGGCCGTTTCGTCTCGCTCCTCGACCACGACCAGCGACTTGTCCACGAGATCCAGCATTACGCCGAGGATCTCGGAGGCTTCAACGTTCTCTCCGGCACACACCGCCTCCGCGGCTTCGAGCGTCCACCCTCCCGCAAAGATCGACAGTCGACGCAGCAGCGCCTGTTCCTTTTCCGACAGCAGACCGTAGCTCCAGTCCATCGTTCCCCGGAGGGTCTGGTGTCGAGCAAGGGCGGTGCGACTTCCTCCGGTGAGTAACCGGAACCGGTCGCTCAGCCGCAGGGCGATTTGTTCCACCGGCAAAGCTTTGACTCGTCGTGCCGCCAACTCGATGGCCAGCGGGATGCCGTCCACTTGACGGCATATCTGCACCACCGCGGGCGCATTTTTTTCGCTCAGCGCAAATCCTGGATGGCTAAAGACCGCGCGTTCGACGAAAAGGCGAACAGCCTCGTAGTCAGCCAGGATGTTCCAAGATGACACGTGCTGGAGGTCAGGCAGCGAGAGCGAGGGCACATGATATATCAATTCCCCCGCAATATCCAACCCCTCCCGGCTGGTGGCCAAGATGCGCAGATCCGGGCAAGAACGCAACAAAGCGTCCGTGAGTTGCGCGCATGCGGACAGCAGATGCTCGCAGTTATCCAGAACGATCAGCTGGGACTTACGACGGAGAGAATCGACGAGTGTTTCAAGTACGGGATGCCCCAGTGATTCCGGTACGCCAAGAGTGGAGGCGGTCGTGTGCGGCACAAGAGCGGGGTCGGCCAGTGCCCCTAGTTCGACCAGCCACACCCCATCGCGATAGTCATCGAGCGACCCGGCGGCCACTTGCAGAGCAAGCCGCGTCTTACCGCAACCCCCCGCACCGGTAAGCGTCAGAAGGCGAGCGTTCCCGAGCAGACGCTTGACCTCTGCGATCTCTCGCTCCCGCCCGATGAAGCTGGTGACCTGGATGGGCAGGTTATTAAGTTGAGAACGGTGCGGGCCAACCATGCGTCCTCAAGTCACCTCACAGCTTGAGTCACATCCTCGTTGAGCGGCTCCACCGCGATCCGCACTAGTCAGTGCCGGCGGGCGAGTCTACAGTTCGCAAATACGCCACTGCACGCCTGCGTTTATTTTAAGCTTCCTTTTTGACCTTGATGCTGCGGGGCCAAACGAGGCGGATCTATGCGTAACTGGACGGAGACGCTCCGTGCGGCCTCTTGCGCATGTATTCGTCCTACGGCGTGTGATCGCGCCCGCCGCCGGGCAGCGTGTCGCGAAAGGGCATGACGAGCAGTGTCACACGGCTCGCGTCTTGGCGTGCGCCCGTATCCGCTGACAGGACAACGCTCGCGGTGCCGATGAAGTTTGCGAGATCGCGGAACGCGATCCGTTTGGCTCTGCCGAGCTCGATGATTGTGTCCGGCGTCACGTAGAACTCCTGGGTGCCCGCCTCTCCTGCGATGGTAAACACCTCGGCATCAGAGTCTACGGAGACGAGAATACCCTGCGCCTCGATGGCCGGGCCTCCCGTCTCCCTCGCCGGCGCCCCGGCGGAGTGCAGCCAGGCGACGGCCAGGGTGACTGCTGCGATTACGATTCCCTTTGCTACGGACCTCCCGCGCATCATTCCGGCACTCTCCCCCGCGACTCGCGCTACAAGCCCAGCCTGCGCTTGGCGCGGCAGAATAGGACGAGATGCGCTGTGAGCGCAAGACCACCCGTCACGGCGAGCAGTAGACGAATCATCCCGGCGTCGCGCCGTCCGTTCGCGGCGCCGGTCAGGCCACGTAACGTTCCATCGAAAAGACCCAGCTCTTGCTCCGCAGCCCGGGCGGCAGCAGCGAGTGAACCACCGCGAGCTCGCTGACGCACGCCTGCAGCACGGCGGCCGTTTCCCGTTTGTCCTCCGCATCGATGTACGCGGAATTGAGCCTCCTGATCTGGCGGCGAATTCGCGTGACGCTCGGGATCATTTTCTGATCCATCGCTGGTTTCGGCATTGGCGTCCCTCCATAGCCTGTTCTGATGATCTACCCCTCCATGTCTAAACCACAACCGGACCGGGCGAAAGAGTGAGAACATTCGTCCCGGGGTGTCAGCCCCGCTACAGGACGGCGCGAGTCGGTGCCGGGTTGCCCTTAAACTGACAGAACACCAGCATTGAATCGCCGCCGGCCATCCCGCGGCCGGATGCTGCCGATCCGCCGGTCGACACAAGAGCACCGACCGGCAGGGGGTGACAGGGGAGGTGTGGGAAGAGGCGGCCTATGATCTCCGCGCAGCTCAGGCCGGCGACCGCGGCGGATGTCGCCGAGGTGGCGGATCTCTTTCTCGCTTCCCGCCGGGACGCGCTGCCGTATCTTCCGACGCTGCACACCGACGACGAAACTCGCCGCTGGATGGCGGGCGCCGTATTCGCGGCCGGCGGGATGTGGGTCGCCGTCGTGAACCGGCGCATCGTGGGGTTCGCGGCGCTCAACGAGCGCCGGGACCACCTCGATCATCTGTACCTGCTGCCGAGCTGGTACGGCCGCGGCATCGGGAGCGCGCTGTTGGCCAAGGCCAAGGAGGTGAGCGTGGGCCGGCTGCGGCTGTTTACCTTCCAGCGCAATCGCCGTGCCCGGGCGTTCTACGAAGCCCGCGGATTCACAGTGGTCGATCTGAACGACGGCTCGCGCAACGAGGAGCGCGAGCCGGATGCGCTCTACGAGTGGGTGGGGGCGCCCGAGGTCTAATTTCGCTTGATCCCGGGCGGCCGCCTATGACTCACGTTCGGCGCCGGCAGTCGCCGCGATGCGCGTTCCGGCGGGTCTCTCGGCCTCCGGCGTCTAAGTGCACCGGGGCCTGGGCACAACCCGTACGTACGGCAATTCAGGCGTCCGCAACGCGTGTGTGATGACACGTCGCGGTACCACCGGGTGACCTCCTTCGCGTTCCAGCGATTCGGGCGGGCCGGCCGCCTCCGGTCCTGCGGAGGCGGCGCGACGGTGTGAGGTGTCACAATGGGGGAACGGCCCGAATCGACAACAACGCCCCGCGGTCACTCCGACAAGGCGCTCGCCTTTCTCGCGCGGCTGGCGACCGAATTGACGGTCGTGCTCAGCTTCGGCGAACTGGTCGATGGCACGCTCGGTATGCTGCGCGAGGAGGCCGGGTTCGACTCATGTTCGGTGGGCGTCATTGACGCGGCCAAGGACGTCCTCACGGTCGTCGGGGCCGCGGGCCTCCGCGCGGGGTACAAGGGGCTGACCATCCCGCACGGACGCGGCCTAAACTGGACGGTGATCGAGTCGCGTCAGCCGCTGTACGTCCCCGATATGCACGCGGACGCGCGCGTCTACCGGCAGCAGGACGACATCCGTTCGGGGA
This region of bacterium genomic DNA includes:
- a CDS encoding LuxR C-terminal-related transcriptional regulator, producing the protein MVGPHRSQLNNLPIQVTSFIGREREIAEVKRLLGNARLLTLTGAGGCGKTRLALQVAAGSLDDYRDGVWLVELGALADPALVPHTTASTLGVPESLGHPVLETLVDSLRRKSQLIVLDNCEHLLSACAQLTDALLRSCPDLRILATSREGLDIAGELIYHVPSLSLPDLQHVSSWNILADYEAVRLFVERAVFSHPGFALSEKNAPAVVQICRQVDGIPLAIELAARRVKALPVEQIALRLSDRFRLLTGGSRTALARHQTLRGTMDWSYGLLSEKEQALLRRLSIFAGGWTLEAAEAVCAGENVEASEILGVMLDLVDKSLVVVEERDETARYRLLETVRHYGREKLLDAEESDGLATRHTDWYLALAERADPELRGREQEKWFGGLETEHDNLRAVLVRSESAPDGAEVELRLVGALSWFWYFNGHWNEGRRWLDGALARSGNVQIPALAKALEGAAILAWRQGDLERASILCGKGLAVSRVLEDKALIAALLRHQGNVVINQGDDEHGKALFEASVTVSRQIENKWLLAMALSRLGEVLRARADYTPANAVQAESLALMREVGNKACTAYALHNSAVLALCQGDHERADVLYREGLALCRGLPERWAIDWYLDGLAGVACARKCYINAARLLGAAEALRETLGLRRTPVDQADHDRFTASARAGLDDAAFVVAWAHGQSMTLAQVIEDTLAAMAGVGLKTEGIEKPAAVKRGDHLTARERQVAALIAQGLTNREISASLAIAERTVDAHVEHILDKLGFNTRTRIAAWAVEQGLHQNTTE
- a CDS encoding GNAT family N-acetyltransferase; the protein is MISAQLRPATAADVAEVADLFLASRRDALPYLPTLHTDDETRRWMAGAVFAAGGMWVAVVNRRIVGFAALNERRDHLDHLYLLPSWYGRGIGSALLAKAKEVSVGRLRLFTFQRNRRARAFYEARGFTVVDLNDGSRNEEREPDALYEWVGAPEV